A single Lolium perenne isolate Kyuss_39 chromosome 6, Kyuss_2.0, whole genome shotgun sequence DNA region contains:
- the LOC139832204 gene encoding outer envelope protein 80, chloroplastic-like, giving the protein MLPSKFLTDSFRHRHGKIINIRHLYQVVKSINEWYQERSLTGMVSSAEILSGGILRLQVSEAEVNDINFRFLDRRTGEPTIGKTQLDTILRQLTTKKGQVYNRAQEGMLKEYSLWELWRMLQ; this is encoded by the exons ATGCTGCCTTCTAAGTTCCTAACTGACTCATTTCGTCACCGCCATG GGAAAATAATCAACATAAGACATTTATATCAAGTGGTTAAGTCCATTAATGAATGGTATCAGGAGCGCAGTCTTACTGGCATG GTTTCGTCTGCTGAGATCCTTTCTGGAGGAATTCTGAGGTTACAAGTTTCTGAAGCCGAGGTTAATGATATAAATTTTCGCTTTCTGGATAGAAGAAC TGGTGAACCAACTATTGGGAAGACACAACTAGATACCATACTACGGCAACTTACCACCAAGAAGGGTCAG GTTTACAATAGAGCACAGGAAGGGATGTTGAAAGAGTACTCTCTATGGGAATTATGGAGGATGTTACAATAA